The Devosia sp. MC521 genome has a segment encoding these proteins:
- a CDS encoding LysR family transcriptional regulator: MTQDLARIRAFVQVFDAGGFSAAARQHGRSKALLSKYVTDLEDYLGVRLMNRTTRKLSLTEAGEAYYREASSLLLQLDDLDATIAEQTTEPRGLLRVSAPRNFGETTLAPAIFDFLLQHPKVQLDLRLEDRYVDLIDEGIDVALRISTLADSSLIARKIADMHVVVGAAPEFIAAHGVPKHPEDLRHLPCIVDVNLQGQSNWRFTEDGKTISVPVNGPVRVNSPLAAMSAAKAGLGFVVLPSYLAEPSCATGELVPVLAEFLPTGQTLQAVYPHRRHLAGKVRALIDHLVDWFAVHPIH, translated from the coding sequence ATGACGCAGGATCTTGCCCGCATACGTGCATTCGTCCAAGTGTTCGACGCGGGTGGATTTTCTGCCGCAGCCCGTCAGCACGGGCGATCCAAAGCGTTGCTATCGAAGTATGTCACCGATCTTGAGGACTACCTTGGGGTTCGTTTGATGAACCGGACGACGCGCAAGTTGAGTCTGACAGAGGCGGGCGAGGCCTATTATCGCGAAGCCTCGAGCCTCTTGCTGCAATTGGACGATCTGGACGCAACGATTGCCGAACAGACGACCGAACCCCGTGGGTTGTTGCGCGTCTCGGCGCCCCGCAATTTCGGGGAGACTACGCTCGCGCCCGCGATTTTTGATTTCCTGCTACAACACCCAAAGGTGCAGCTCGATCTGCGCCTTGAGGACCGTTATGTCGATCTGATCGACGAAGGTATCGACGTTGCCCTGCGCATTTCGACTTTGGCCGATAGCTCGCTGATCGCCCGTAAGATTGCCGATATGCATGTGGTGGTGGGCGCTGCTCCCGAGTTTATCGCCGCCCATGGCGTGCCGAAGCATCCAGAAGATTTGCGCCATCTGCCCTGTATTGTGGACGTTAATCTGCAGGGGCAATCGAACTGGCGCTTTACCGAAGACGGTAAAACCATATCAGTGCCGGTCAATGGCCCCGTTCGTGTGAATTCTCCTCTAGCGGCGATGAGCGCGGCCAAGGCTGGTCTCGGTTTTGTCGTATTGCCCTCTTATTTGGCAGAGCCAAGTTGTGCGACTGGCGAGCTGGTGCCGGTGTTGGCTGAGTTTTTGCCCACTGGGCAGACTTTGCAGGCTGTGTATCCGCATCGTCGACACCTTGCTGGCAAGGTTCGCGCCTTGATCGACCATCTGGTGGACTGGTTCGCCGTTCACCCCATCCACTAG